A portion of the Oncorhynchus gorbuscha isolate QuinsamMale2020 ecotype Even-year linkage group LG07, OgorEven_v1.0, whole genome shotgun sequence genome contains these proteins:
- the LOC124039986 gene encoding mitogen-activated protein kinase 8-like isoform X3 — MNRNKREKEFYSLDVGDSTFTVLKRYQNLRPIGSGAQGIVCSAYDHNLERNVAIKKLSRPFQNQTHAKRAYRELVLMKCVNHKNIIGLLNVFTPQKTLEEFQDVYIVMELMDANLCQVIQMELDHERLSYLLYQMLCGIKHLHAAGIIHRDLKPSNIVVKSDCTLKILDFGLARTAATGLLMTPYVVTRYYRAPEVILGMGYQANVDVWSIGCIMAEMVRGSVLFPGTDHIDQWNKVIEQLGTPSQEFLMKLNQSVRTYVENRPRYAGFTFEKLFPDVLFPADSEHNKLKASQARDLLSKMLVIDASKRISVSEALQHPYINVWYDPTEVEAPPPLITDKQLDEREHTVEEWKDLIYMEVQDWEERTKNGVIRGQPASLGAAVSSGSQQYPSVSSSSVNDVSTDPTLASDTDSSLETASNTDPLGCCR; from the exons ATGAATCGGAATAAGCGCGAAAAGGAGTTTTACAGTTTAGATGTCGGTGATTCCACGTTTACGGTTTTGAAGCGCTACCAGAATTTAAGACCCATCGGCTCCGGAGCACAGGGAATTGTCTG CTCAGCGTATGACCACAACCTCGAACGCAATGTTGCAATTAAAAAACTCAGCCGGCCTTTCCAGAACCAGACCCATGCCAAAAGAGCTTACAGAGAACTGGTGCTCATGAAATGTGTCAACCATAAGAAC ATTATTGGCTTGCTAAATGTATTCACGCCACAGAAGACACTGGAGGAGTTCCAAGACGT CTATATTGTGATGGAGCTGATGGATGCCAACCTGTGCCAGGTGATCCAGATGGAGCTGGACCACGAGCGGCTGTCCTATCTGCTCTACCAGATGCTGTGTGGCATCAAGCACCTTCACGCCGCAGGCATCATACACAGG GATCTGAAACCCAGCAACATTGTGGTTAAGTCGGACTGCACACTGAAGATCCTGGACTTCGGATTGGCCAGGACAGCGGCCACAGGCCTCCTGATGACCCCGTATGTGGTGACCCGCTACTACCGCGCCCCTGAAGTCATCTTGGGCATGGGTTACCAGGCCAACG TTGATGTCTGGTCTATTGGCTGCATCATGGCAGAAATGGTCCGAGGTAGTGTGTTGTTCCCAGGCACAGATC ATATTGATCAGTGGAACAAGGTGATCGAGCAGTTGGGGACTCCCAGTCAGGAGTTCCTGATGAAGCTCAACCAGTCGGTAAGGACCTACGTGGAGAACAGACCCCGCTACGCCGGGTTCACCTTTGAGAAGCTCTTCCCCGACGTCCTCTTCCCAGCCGACtcggagcacaacaaactgaaaG CAAGTCAAGCCAGAGACCTATTATCAAAGATGTTGGTAATAGATGCATCCAAACGGATCTCTGTGAGCGAGGCTCTCCAGCACCCCTACATCAACGTGTGGTATGATCCAACTGAAGTGGAGGCG CCCCCACCGTTGATCACTGACAAGCAGCTGGATGAGAGGGAACACACAGTGGAGGAGTGGAAAG ATTTGATATACATGGAGGTCCAGGACTGGGAGGAGAGAACGAAGAATGGAGTGATCCGGGGACAGCCAGCGTCTTTAG GTGCAGCAGTGAGCAGCGGCTCCCAGCAGTACCCTTCTGTATCGTCCTCGTCCGTCAACGATGTGTCCACCGACCCCACCCTGGCTTCCGACACGGACAGCAGCCTGGAGACAGCCTCTAACACGGACCCACTGGGCTGCTGCAGATGA
- the LOC124039986 gene encoding mitogen-activated protein kinase 8-like isoform X1 — protein sequence MNRNKREKEFYSLDVGDSTFTVLKRYQNLRPIGSGAQGIVCSAYDHNLERNVAIKKLSRPFQNQTHAKRAYRELVLMKCVNHKNIIGLLNVFTPQKTLEEFQDVYIVMELMDANLCQVIQMELDHERLSYLLYQMLCGIKHLHAAGIIHRDLKPSNIVVKSDCTLKILDFGLARTAATGLLMTPYVVTRYYRAPEVILGMGYQANVDVWSIGCIMAEMVRGSVLFPGTDHIDQWNKVIEQLGTPSQEFLMKLNQSVRTYVENRPRYAGFTFEKLFPDVLFPADSEHNKLKASQARDLLSKMLVIDASKRISVSEALQHPYINVWYDPTEVEAPPPLITDKQLDEREHTVEEWKDLIYMEVQDWEERTKNGVIRGQPASLGSTGAAVSSGSQQYPSVSSSSVNDVSTDPTLASDTDSSLETASNTDPLGCCR from the exons ATGAATCGGAATAAGCGCGAAAAGGAGTTTTACAGTTTAGATGTCGGTGATTCCACGTTTACGGTTTTGAAGCGCTACCAGAATTTAAGACCCATCGGCTCCGGAGCACAGGGAATTGTCTG CTCAGCGTATGACCACAACCTCGAACGCAATGTTGCAATTAAAAAACTCAGCCGGCCTTTCCAGAACCAGACCCATGCCAAAAGAGCTTACAGAGAACTGGTGCTCATGAAATGTGTCAACCATAAGAAC ATTATTGGCTTGCTAAATGTATTCACGCCACAGAAGACACTGGAGGAGTTCCAAGACGT CTATATTGTGATGGAGCTGATGGATGCCAACCTGTGCCAGGTGATCCAGATGGAGCTGGACCACGAGCGGCTGTCCTATCTGCTCTACCAGATGCTGTGTGGCATCAAGCACCTTCACGCCGCAGGCATCATACACAGG GATCTGAAACCCAGCAACATTGTGGTTAAGTCGGACTGCACACTGAAGATCCTGGACTTCGGATTGGCCAGGACAGCGGCCACAGGCCTCCTGATGACCCCGTATGTGGTGACCCGCTACTACCGCGCCCCTGAAGTCATCTTGGGCATGGGTTACCAGGCCAACG TTGATGTCTGGTCTATTGGCTGCATCATGGCAGAAATGGTCCGAGGTAGTGTGTTGTTCCCAGGCACAGATC ATATTGATCAGTGGAACAAGGTGATCGAGCAGTTGGGGACTCCCAGTCAGGAGTTCCTGATGAAGCTCAACCAGTCGGTAAGGACCTACGTGGAGAACAGACCCCGCTACGCCGGGTTCACCTTTGAGAAGCTCTTCCCCGACGTCCTCTTCCCAGCCGACtcggagcacaacaaactgaaaG CAAGTCAAGCCAGAGACCTATTATCAAAGATGTTGGTAATAGATGCATCCAAACGGATCTCTGTGAGCGAGGCTCTCCAGCACCCCTACATCAACGTGTGGTATGATCCAACTGAAGTGGAGGCG CCCCCACCGTTGATCACTGACAAGCAGCTGGATGAGAGGGAACACACAGTGGAGGAGTGGAAAG ATTTGATATACATGGAGGTCCAGGACTGGGAGGAGAGAACGAAGAATGGAGTGATCCGGGGACAGCCAGCGTCTTTAG GTAGCACAGGTGCAGCAGTGAGCAGCGGCTCCCAGCAGTACCCTTCTGTATCGTCCTCGTCCGTCAACGATGTGTCCACCGACCCCACCCTGGCTTCCGACACGGACAGCAGCCTGGAGACAGCCTCTAACACGGACCCACTGGGCTGCTGCAGATGA
- the LOC124039986 gene encoding mitogen-activated protein kinase 8-like isoform X2, whose translation MNRNKREKEFYSLDVGDSTFTVLKRYQNLRPIGSGAQGIVCSAYDHNLERNVAIKKLSRPFQNQTHAKRAYRELVLMKCVNHKNIIGLLNVFTPQKTLEEFQDVYIVMELMDANLCQVIQMELDHERLSYLLYQMLCGIKHLHAAGIIHRDLKPSNIVVKSDCTLKILDFGLARTAATGLLMTPYVVTRYYRAPEVILGMGYQANVDIWAVGCIMAEMVRHKILFPGRDYIDQWNKVIEQLGTPSQEFLMKLNQSVRTYVENRPRYAGFTFEKLFPDVLFPADSEHNKLKASQARDLLSKMLVIDASKRISVSEALQHPYINVWYDPTEVEAPPPLITDKQLDEREHTVEEWKDLIYMEVQDWEERTKNGVIRGQPASLGSTGAAVSSGSQQYPSVSSSSVNDVSTDPTLASDTDSSLETASNTDPLGCCR comes from the exons ATGAATCGGAATAAGCGCGAAAAGGAGTTTTACAGTTTAGATGTCGGTGATTCCACGTTTACGGTTTTGAAGCGCTACCAGAATTTAAGACCCATCGGCTCCGGAGCACAGGGAATTGTCTG CTCAGCGTATGACCACAACCTCGAACGCAATGTTGCAATTAAAAAACTCAGCCGGCCTTTCCAGAACCAGACCCATGCCAAAAGAGCTTACAGAGAACTGGTGCTCATGAAATGTGTCAACCATAAGAAC ATTATTGGCTTGCTAAATGTATTCACGCCACAGAAGACACTGGAGGAGTTCCAAGACGT CTATATTGTGATGGAGCTGATGGATGCCAACCTGTGCCAGGTGATCCAGATGGAGCTGGACCACGAGCGGCTGTCCTATCTGCTCTACCAGATGCTGTGTGGCATCAAGCACCTTCACGCCGCAGGCATCATACACAGG GATCTGAAACCCAGCAACATTGTGGTTAAGTCGGACTGCACACTGAAGATCCTGGACTTCGGATTGGCCAGGACAGCGGCCACAGGCCTCCTGATGACCCCGTATGTGGTGACCCGCTACTACCGCGCCCCTGAAGTCATCTTGGGCATGGGTTACCAGGCCAACG TGGATATATGGGCTGTGGGCTGCATTATGGCAGAAATGGTTCGCCACAAAATCCTTTTTCCAGGAAGGGATT ATATTGATCAGTGGAACAAGGTGATCGAGCAGTTGGGGACTCCCAGTCAGGAGTTCCTGATGAAGCTCAACCAGTCGGTAAGGACCTACGTGGAGAACAGACCCCGCTACGCCGGGTTCACCTTTGAGAAGCTCTTCCCCGACGTCCTCTTCCCAGCCGACtcggagcacaacaaactgaaaG CAAGTCAAGCCAGAGACCTATTATCAAAGATGTTGGTAATAGATGCATCCAAACGGATCTCTGTGAGCGAGGCTCTCCAGCACCCCTACATCAACGTGTGGTATGATCCAACTGAAGTGGAGGCG CCCCCACCGTTGATCACTGACAAGCAGCTGGATGAGAGGGAACACACAGTGGAGGAGTGGAAAG ATTTGATATACATGGAGGTCCAGGACTGGGAGGAGAGAACGAAGAATGGAGTGATCCGGGGACAGCCAGCGTCTTTAG GTAGCACAGGTGCAGCAGTGAGCAGCGGCTCCCAGCAGTACCCTTCTGTATCGTCCTCGTCCGTCAACGATGTGTCCACCGACCCCACCCTGGCTTCCGACACGGACAGCAGCCTGGAGACAGCCTCTAACACGGACCCACTGGGCTGCTGCAGATGA
- the LOC124039986 gene encoding mitogen-activated protein kinase 8-like isoform X5 translates to MNRNKREKEFYSLDVGDSTFTVLKRYQNLRPIGSGAQGIVCSAYDHNLERNVAIKKLSRPFQNQTHAKRAYRELVLMKCVNHKNIIGLLNVFTPQKTLEEFQDVYIVMELMDANLCQVIQMELDHERLSYLLYQMLCGIKHLHAAGIIHRDLKPSNIVVKSDCTLKILDFGLARTAATGLLMTPYVVTRYYRAPEVILGMGYQANVDVWSIGCIMAEMVRGSVLFPGTDHIDQWNKVIEQLGTPSQEFLMKLNQSVRTYVENRPRYAGFTFEKLFPDVLFPADSEHNKLKASQARDLLSKMLVIDASKRISVSEALQHPYINVWYDPTEVEAPPPLITDKQLDEREHTVEEWKDLIYMEVQDWEERTKNGVIRGQPASLAQVQQ, encoded by the exons ATGAATCGGAATAAGCGCGAAAAGGAGTTTTACAGTTTAGATGTCGGTGATTCCACGTTTACGGTTTTGAAGCGCTACCAGAATTTAAGACCCATCGGCTCCGGAGCACAGGGAATTGTCTG CTCAGCGTATGACCACAACCTCGAACGCAATGTTGCAATTAAAAAACTCAGCCGGCCTTTCCAGAACCAGACCCATGCCAAAAGAGCTTACAGAGAACTGGTGCTCATGAAATGTGTCAACCATAAGAAC ATTATTGGCTTGCTAAATGTATTCACGCCACAGAAGACACTGGAGGAGTTCCAAGACGT CTATATTGTGATGGAGCTGATGGATGCCAACCTGTGCCAGGTGATCCAGATGGAGCTGGACCACGAGCGGCTGTCCTATCTGCTCTACCAGATGCTGTGTGGCATCAAGCACCTTCACGCCGCAGGCATCATACACAGG GATCTGAAACCCAGCAACATTGTGGTTAAGTCGGACTGCACACTGAAGATCCTGGACTTCGGATTGGCCAGGACAGCGGCCACAGGCCTCCTGATGACCCCGTATGTGGTGACCCGCTACTACCGCGCCCCTGAAGTCATCTTGGGCATGGGTTACCAGGCCAACG TTGATGTCTGGTCTATTGGCTGCATCATGGCAGAAATGGTCCGAGGTAGTGTGTTGTTCCCAGGCACAGATC ATATTGATCAGTGGAACAAGGTGATCGAGCAGTTGGGGACTCCCAGTCAGGAGTTCCTGATGAAGCTCAACCAGTCGGTAAGGACCTACGTGGAGAACAGACCCCGCTACGCCGGGTTCACCTTTGAGAAGCTCTTCCCCGACGTCCTCTTCCCAGCCGACtcggagcacaacaaactgaaaG CAAGTCAAGCCAGAGACCTATTATCAAAGATGTTGGTAATAGATGCATCCAAACGGATCTCTGTGAGCGAGGCTCTCCAGCACCCCTACATCAACGTGTGGTATGATCCAACTGAAGTGGAGGCG CCCCCACCGTTGATCACTGACAAGCAGCTGGATGAGAGGGAACACACAGTGGAGGAGTGGAAAG ATTTGATATACATGGAGGTCCAGGACTGGGAGGAGAGAACGAAGAATGGAGTGATCCGGGGACAGCCAGCGTCTTTAG CACAGGTGCAGCAGTGA
- the LOC124039986 gene encoding mitogen-activated protein kinase 8-like isoform X4 → MNRNKREKEFYSLDVGDSTFTVLKRYQNLRPIGSGAQGIVCSAYDHNLERNVAIKKLSRPFQNQTHAKRAYRELVLMKCVNHKNIIGLLNVFTPQKTLEEFQDVYIVMELMDANLCQVIQMELDHERLSYLLYQMLCGIKHLHAAGIIHRDLKPSNIVVKSDCTLKILDFGLARTAATGLLMTPYVVTRYYRAPEVILGMGYQANVDIWAVGCIMAEMVRHKILFPGRDYIDQWNKVIEQLGTPSQEFLMKLNQSVRTYVENRPRYAGFTFEKLFPDVLFPADSEHNKLKASQARDLLSKMLVIDASKRISVSEALQHPYINVWYDPTEVEAPPPLITDKQLDEREHTVEEWKDLIYMEVQDWEERTKNGVIRGQPASLGAAVSSGSQQYPSVSSSSVNDVSTDPTLASDTDSSLETASNTDPLGCCR, encoded by the exons ATGAATCGGAATAAGCGCGAAAAGGAGTTTTACAGTTTAGATGTCGGTGATTCCACGTTTACGGTTTTGAAGCGCTACCAGAATTTAAGACCCATCGGCTCCGGAGCACAGGGAATTGTCTG CTCAGCGTATGACCACAACCTCGAACGCAATGTTGCAATTAAAAAACTCAGCCGGCCTTTCCAGAACCAGACCCATGCCAAAAGAGCTTACAGAGAACTGGTGCTCATGAAATGTGTCAACCATAAGAAC ATTATTGGCTTGCTAAATGTATTCACGCCACAGAAGACACTGGAGGAGTTCCAAGACGT CTATATTGTGATGGAGCTGATGGATGCCAACCTGTGCCAGGTGATCCAGATGGAGCTGGACCACGAGCGGCTGTCCTATCTGCTCTACCAGATGCTGTGTGGCATCAAGCACCTTCACGCCGCAGGCATCATACACAGG GATCTGAAACCCAGCAACATTGTGGTTAAGTCGGACTGCACACTGAAGATCCTGGACTTCGGATTGGCCAGGACAGCGGCCACAGGCCTCCTGATGACCCCGTATGTGGTGACCCGCTACTACCGCGCCCCTGAAGTCATCTTGGGCATGGGTTACCAGGCCAACG TGGATATATGGGCTGTGGGCTGCATTATGGCAGAAATGGTTCGCCACAAAATCCTTTTTCCAGGAAGGGATT ATATTGATCAGTGGAACAAGGTGATCGAGCAGTTGGGGACTCCCAGTCAGGAGTTCCTGATGAAGCTCAACCAGTCGGTAAGGACCTACGTGGAGAACAGACCCCGCTACGCCGGGTTCACCTTTGAGAAGCTCTTCCCCGACGTCCTCTTCCCAGCCGACtcggagcacaacaaactgaaaG CAAGTCAAGCCAGAGACCTATTATCAAAGATGTTGGTAATAGATGCATCCAAACGGATCTCTGTGAGCGAGGCTCTCCAGCACCCCTACATCAACGTGTGGTATGATCCAACTGAAGTGGAGGCG CCCCCACCGTTGATCACTGACAAGCAGCTGGATGAGAGGGAACACACAGTGGAGGAGTGGAAAG ATTTGATATACATGGAGGTCCAGGACTGGGAGGAGAGAACGAAGAATGGAGTGATCCGGGGACAGCCAGCGTCTTTAG GTGCAGCAGTGAGCAGCGGCTCCCAGCAGTACCCTTCTGTATCGTCCTCGTCCGTCAACGATGTGTCCACCGACCCCACCCTGGCTTCCGACACGGACAGCAGCCTGGAGACAGCCTCTAACACGGACCCACTGGGCTGCTGCAGATGA